The proteins below are encoded in one region of Fimbriimonadaceae bacterium:
- a CDS encoding CofH family radical SAM protein: MAIAPERIVPADLMDIYAKVDAGQRLSVEEGVRLFQHPNLTAVGYMANLVRERLHGARTYFVRNQHINYTNICNKFCKFCSFYAKKGGPDPYEFSIEEVKRRLEWHRDVEITEVHMVGGINPRLPYQYYMDLVRTVKETLPGVHVKAFTAIEIEEIARVGKVSHEQALRDLIEAGLDSLPGGGIEVLSDRVHRELFGRKMDGEGWKSVARAAAKLGLKQYATLLYGHIETDEERADHLRQLRELQDETGHFVCYTPLSFHPEATELEHVKPQTGYTDLRNIAVARLMLDNFEHVKSFWIMNTPEVTQMSLWYGADDTDGLVHEYEITYKEGEFGNKTQALTYTNMCAMIREAGREPIERDSLYREIVRPESAAPSVPKRTLTPVAMAKA, from the coding sequence ATGGCTATCGCCCCCGAACGCATCGTCCCCGCCGACCTCATGGACATCTACGCCAAGGTCGACGCCGGGCAGCGGCTGAGCGTCGAGGAAGGCGTGCGGCTCTTCCAGCACCCGAACCTGACCGCGGTCGGCTATATGGCGAACCTGGTGCGCGAGCGGTTGCACGGGGCGCGGACGTACTTCGTCCGCAACCAGCACATCAACTACACGAACATCTGCAACAAGTTCTGCAAGTTCTGCTCGTTCTATGCCAAGAAGGGCGGGCCCGACCCGTACGAGTTCAGCATCGAAGAAGTCAAGCGGCGGCTGGAATGGCACCGGGACGTCGAGATCACGGAGGTCCATATGGTCGGAGGCATCAACCCGCGCCTGCCCTACCAGTACTACATGGACCTCGTCCGGACTGTGAAGGAGACTCTGCCCGGCGTCCATGTGAAGGCCTTCACCGCGATCGAGATCGAGGAGATCGCCCGGGTCGGCAAGGTCTCGCACGAGCAGGCGCTGCGCGACCTCATCGAGGCCGGGCTCGACTCGCTGCCCGGCGGCGGGATCGAGGTGCTCAGCGACCGCGTCCACCGCGAGCTCTTCGGGCGTAAGATGGACGGCGAGGGTTGGAAGTCGGTCGCCCGCGCCGCAGCGAAGCTCGGCCTGAAGCAATACGCAACCCTGCTCTACGGCCATATCGAGACGGACGAGGAACGCGCAGACCACCTGCGCCAACTGCGCGAGCTGCAGGACGAGACCGGCCACTTCGTCTGCTACACCCCCCTCAGCTTCCACCCGGAGGCCACCGAGCTGGAGCACGTTAAGCCCCAGACCGGTTACACCGACCTGCGCAACATCGCCGTCGCTCGCCTGATGCTCGACAACTTCGAGCACGTCAAGAGCTTCTGGATCATGAACACCCCCGAGGTCACCCAGATGTCGCTCTGGTACGGCGCAGACGACACCGACGGCCTCGTGCACGAGTACGAGATCACCTACAAGGAAGGCGAATTCGGGAACAAGACGCAGGCGCTGACCTACACCAACATGTGCGCGATGATCCGCGAAGCCGGCCGCGAACCGATCGAGCGGGATTCGCTATATCGCGAGATCGTCCGCCCGGAGAGCGCCGCTCCGTCGGTGCCGAAGCGGACGTTGACGCCGGTCGCGATGGCCAAGGCTTAG
- a CDS encoding YihY/virulence factor BrkB family protein gives MDLIKKSFQEWTKDEAPRLAAALAFYVVLTLAPTLLLVIAVASIVYGEQAVQGEIFGQIEKFVGAGAAETIQSLLANNQRSGSGPWAAAIGLGALLFGASGVAVELQSSLRKIWGGDPPAGGLWVMLKERGLSLLFVLVAGSLLLVSLLVSSALRALSERVLFLGDFQSEVAYGLDIVTSFVVSTVLFAFVFKFLANARLDRRDILFGAVLTALLFNIAKYALSLYLGSSLAAGFAGAGSFLALLIWIYFVAQIFFFGAEMTKVRAQSEGRALRGPRPAP, from the coding sequence GTGGACCTTATCAAGAAGTCGTTCCAAGAGTGGACGAAGGACGAAGCCCCCCGGCTGGCGGCCGCGCTTGCGTTCTATGTCGTCCTAACTCTGGCTCCGACCTTGCTCCTTGTGATCGCGGTCGCCTCTATCGTCTACGGCGAGCAGGCTGTGCAGGGCGAAATTTTTGGCCAGATCGAAAAGTTCGTGGGCGCGGGGGCGGCGGAGACCATCCAATCCCTGCTCGCGAACAACCAACGTTCCGGTTCGGGCCCCTGGGCTGCGGCGATCGGTCTCGGAGCGCTTCTTTTCGGCGCCTCGGGTGTGGCCGTGGAACTCCAGAGCTCGCTGCGGAAGATCTGGGGTGGCGACCCACCCGCAGGCGGGCTCTGGGTGATGCTGAAGGAGCGCGGGCTCTCGCTGCTGTTCGTGCTCGTGGCGGGCTCGCTCCTTCTCGTTTCGCTCCTCGTAAGTTCCGCGCTTCGCGCACTTTCCGAACGCGTCCTGTTCCTTGGCGATTTTCAGTCCGAGGTCGCGTACGGACTCGACATCGTCACCTCCTTTGTCGTCAGCACCGTGCTGTTCGCGTTCGTCTTCAAATTCCTCGCGAACGCCAGACTGGACCGGCGCGACATCCTCTTCGGGGCGGTCCTCACCGCGCTCCTCTTCAACATTGCCAAGTACGCGCTCAGCCTCTACTTGGGCAGCAGTCTGGCCGCAGGTTTTGCGGGGGCGGGCTCGTTCCTGGCGCTGCTTATCTGGATCTACTTTGTGGCGCAGATCTTCTTCTTCGGCGCGGAGATGACGAAGGTGCGGGCGCAATCCGAGGGGCGGGCACTCAGGGGGCCGCGGCCCGCGCCCTAG
- a CDS encoding HAD-IA family hydrolase, translated as MGIKAVVFDLGGVMARICQTWDEALAAAGLPVPAAPLGRLQDFAGFDEYQAGLLDEAAYLAALTAYLGVAPEEAKAAHCHILVEPYPGTDRVVEAVRRAGLVTGCLSNTNALHWDDLVKNGRFPALVDLQVKVASHLVGANKPSCEIYRAFENAAGIRADECLFFEDIPAYVEGAVACGWQAVWIDPKGDTAKQMSDALANLGVVVPA; from the coding sequence ATGGGAATCAAGGCGGTGGTCTTTGACCTCGGCGGGGTGATGGCCCGGATATGCCAGACATGGGACGAGGCGCTGGCCGCCGCCGGGCTCCCTGTTCCCGCCGCCCCCCTTGGCCGGTTGCAGGACTTCGCAGGGTTCGACGAATACCAGGCCGGGCTTCTGGATGAAGCTGCCTATTTGGCGGCGCTCACCGCCTACCTGGGCGTTGCTCCCGAAGAAGCCAAAGCGGCCCACTGCCACATCTTGGTCGAACCCTATCCCGGGACTGACCGGGTCGTTGAAGCCGTCCGCCGGGCCGGACTCGTCACGGGTTGCCTCTCTAACACGAACGCGCTTCATTGGGACGACCTCGTGAAGAACGGACGGTTTCCCGCCCTGGTGGACCTACAGGTCAAGGTCGCCTCGCACCTGGTCGGCGCGAACAAGCCGAGCTGCGAGATTTATCGGGCCTTTGAGAACGCGGCGGGGATCCGGGCGGACGAGTGCCTTTTCTTCGAGGACATCCCGGCCTATGTGGAGGGAGCGGTGGCCTGCGGGTGGCAGGCGGTTTGGATCGACCCCAAGGGGGACACCGCCAAGCAGATGAGCGACGCACTCGCCAACCTCGGCGTCGTCGTCCCCGCCTAG
- a CDS encoding GDP-mannose 4,6-dehydratase encodes MRVLVTGAAGFLGSHLVDRLLARGDEVVGLDNGSTGRWENLRPHANLRILEGDACDPLSVDGPLEGIVHMASPASPADFARMPLEILRANSIGTERCLQLAMERGARMVFASTSEVYGDPAVSPQAEAYWGNVNPVGPRSPYDESKRFGEAMAMAYHRLHGLSVGIARYFNTFGPRMRADDGRAVPTLIHQALRGEPLTIQGTGEQTRSFGYVDDTIEGTLLLLDSPLVGPVNIGSEEELTVLTLAKTILVATGSASEIVHVPAPQDDPRQRKPDLTRARRELGFEPRVSLEDGLSRTIEWMRESNGDRAQALA; translated from the coding sequence GTGCGGGTTTTGGTCACGGGCGCGGCAGGGTTCCTCGGTTCGCACCTCGTCGACCGCCTCCTGGCCCGTGGCGACGAGGTCGTGGGACTCGACAACGGCTCGACCGGCCGCTGGGAGAACCTGCGGCCCCACGCCAACCTCCGAATCCTCGAAGGGGACGCCTGTGACCCCCTTTCGGTCGACGGGCCCCTTGAGGGCATTGTCCACATGGCTAGCCCAGCCTCCCCGGCGGACTTCGCCCGAATGCCTCTGGAGATCCTCCGCGCGAACTCCATCGGAACCGAGCGGTGCCTCCAGTTGGCCATGGAGAGAGGGGCGAGGATGGTTTTTGCCTCGACCAGCGAGGTCTATGGCGACCCCGCCGTTTCTCCACAGGCAGAAGCGTATTGGGGCAACGTCAACCCGGTCGGCCCTCGTAGCCCTTACGACGAGTCCAAGCGCTTTGGGGAGGCGATGGCCATGGCCTACCACCGCCTCCACGGGCTCTCAGTGGGAATCGCGCGCTACTTCAACACGTTCGGGCCCAGAATGCGCGCGGACGATGGGAGGGCAGTGCCCACATTGATCCACCAAGCCCTACGGGGAGAGCCGCTCACGATTCAAGGCACGGGCGAACAGACGCGCTCGTTCGGTTACGTCGACGACACCATCGAGGGCACGCTCCTACTGCTCGATTCGCCCTTAGTGGGCCCTGTCAACATTGGCTCGGAGGAAGAGTTGACAGTGCTTACACTAGCCAAGACCATCTTGGTGGCGACGGGTTCGGCGAGCGAGATCGTGCACGTACCGGCACCACAGGACGACCCGAGGCAACGCAAGCCGGACCTTACGCGCGCACGTCGCGAACTTGGCTTCGAGCCGCGCGTCTCGCTCGAAGACGGCCTTTCGCGAACGATCGAGTGGATGCGCGAATCGAACGGTGACCGCGCGCAAGCGCTCGCCTAA
- a CDS encoding sugar phosphate isomerase/epimerase — MRIGTQLYTLRDPLAADTAGSLARLAQIGCRYVETAGLHGLDPAAFRALLDENGLHTISCHVGLGDLEGRLAETVVMAQTLGAGLLVVPAVGESEYGPGWDKLGARFTAVADSLKPFGLRFAYHNHSFEFDLQEGVPGYERLWSTNPRGLHAELDLYWAWRAGQDPAAWLRRIEGRVPLTHFKDGDKDRFLPVGQGELDWGAIIPAAREAGVEYAIIELDQSPGDPFDAVAESFEFLRSRGLDT, encoded by the coding sequence GTGCGCATCGGGACACAGCTCTACACCCTGCGAGACCCCTTGGCGGCCGATACGGCGGGGTCTCTGGCCCGGCTCGCCCAGATTGGATGCAGGTACGTCGAGACCGCCGGCCTGCACGGCCTCGATCCGGCCGCGTTCCGCGCGCTGCTGGATGAGAACGGGCTGCACACCATCTCTTGCCACGTCGGCTTGGGAGACCTGGAGGGGCGCCTCGCGGAGACGGTGGTCATGGCGCAGACCCTCGGCGCCGGCCTCTTGGTCGTGCCCGCAGTAGGCGAAAGCGAATACGGCCCGGGCTGGGACAAGCTGGGCGCCCGCTTCACGGCGGTCGCGGATTCGCTCAAACCCTTCGGCTTGCGCTTCGCATACCATAACCACAGTTTCGAATTTGACCTGCAAGAAGGCGTGCCTGGATACGAGCGGCTGTGGTCGACGAATCCGCGCGGGCTGCACGCGGAGCTCGACCTCTATTGGGCGTGGCGGGCGGGCCAAGACCCCGCGGCCTGGTTGCGCAGGATCGAGGGGCGCGTGCCCTTGACCCACTTCAAGGACGGCGACAAGGACCGCTTCCTCCCCGTCGGGCAGGGCGAGCTGGATTGGGGCGCGATTATTCCCGCCGCGCGGGAGGCCGGAGTCGAGTACGCGATCATTGAGCTGGACCAGTCGCCGGGCGATCCGTTCGACGCCGTCGCGGAGAGCTTTGAGTTCCTACGAAGCCGCGGGCTCGACACTTAG
- a CDS encoding prepilin-type N-terminal cleavage/methylation domain-containing protein yields the protein MNKSKAFTLIELLVVIAIIAILAAILFPVFAQAKQSAKNTVCLSNAKQIALAVKLYQGDADDNMPIFYAYNTEPGPKDPLHKGTERLLLPYSKSKDIFLSPNDFGTPFQKRDVPGTKNYWQAYGSSYRFTKCLHTVVEGESRQNNVPFDYSQSVTETMVEFPAEARALRIEIFPFFSRQKDPDCEKYGYDCDSPYDYYSQWSPTGGSVVFMDGHAKWTSGAGQFDQQVVSWEGHRSNDPNPDSWSGTWYGACD from the coding sequence TTGAACAAAAGCAAAGCGTTTACGCTCATCGAACTTCTCGTCGTCATCGCGATCATCGCGATCCTTGCCGCAATCCTTTTTCCCGTTTTCGCCCAGGCGAAGCAGTCTGCGAAGAACACGGTTTGTCTGTCGAACGCGAAACAGATCGCGCTTGCCGTAAAGCTCTACCAAGGCGATGCAGACGACAACATGCCGATCTTTTACGCCTACAACACCGAGCCAGGGCCGAAGGATCCGCTGCACAAGGGGACTGAACGGCTCCTGCTCCCTTACAGCAAGAGCAAAGACATCTTCCTTTCGCCGAACGACTTTGGCACTCCGTTCCAAAAGCGCGACGTACCCGGGACAAAGAACTACTGGCAGGCTTATGGGTCGTCCTATAGGTTTACGAAGTGCCTCCACACCGTCGTCGAGGGCGAGTCTCGCCAGAACAACGTGCCTTTTGACTACTCGCAAAGCGTTACGGAGACTATGGTGGAGTTTCCGGCCGAAGCCCGCGCGTTGCGCATTGAGATCTTCCCGTTCTTTTCGCGACAGAAAGACCCGGACTGTGAGAAATATGGCTACGATTGCGACTCCCCCTATGACTACTACAGTCAGTGGTCTCCGACCGGGGGTTCCGTCGTCTTCATGGACGGCCATGCGAAGTGGACAAGCGGCGCGGGCCAGTTTGATCAACAAGTCGTCTCGTGGGAAGGGCACCGCTCGAACGACCCGAACCCGGACTCTTGGTCCGGGACATGGTACGGAGCGTGCGACTGA
- a CDS encoding NADP-dependent isocitrate dehydrogenase, with amino-acid sequence MSAPVPITVAYGDGIGPEIMTATLRILDAGGAKIQPEIVEIGEKVYLRGLTAGIEDSTWESLCRTKVFLKAPITTPQGGGFKSLNVTVRKTLSLFANVRPCVSYSPFVATRHPGMDVVIVRENEEDLYAGIEHRQTDDVYQCLKLVTRPGSERIIRYAFEYAKANNRKKVSCFTKDNIMKLSDGLFHKIFNEIGEEYPEIEKDHWIIDIGAARLADTPTIFDVIVTLNLYGDIISDIAAQITGSVGLGGSSNIGDSCAMFEAIHGSAPPLAGKNAANPSGLLLAAVMMLVHIGQKEEAELVHNAWLKTIEDGVHTADIFNQGVSNQLVGTKEFADAVVERIGKKPSRLIPASYDKSSRSALSIPPPREIPPAKKEYVGFDLFVHDRSRKAESFVDLVQQAAGEAFELVLVTNRGVKVWPGGNPETYCADHFRCRLMGKNPPVTHAEIAQVLVRAAELGIDFIKTEGLCTFDGEPGFSLGQGQ; translated from the coding sequence ATGTCTGCGCCCGTTCCCATCACAGTCGCCTATGGCGACGGCATTGGCCCCGAGATCATGACCGCGACCTTACGCATTCTTGACGCGGGAGGAGCAAAGATCCAACCGGAAATCGTCGAGATCGGCGAGAAGGTTTACCTTCGTGGTTTGACTGCGGGGATCGAGGACTCCACTTGGGAGAGCCTGTGCCGCACAAAGGTCTTCTTGAAGGCGCCGATCACGACTCCGCAGGGCGGAGGCTTCAAGAGCCTTAATGTAACGGTCCGTAAAACCCTAAGCCTCTTCGCGAACGTGCGCCCATGTGTGAGCTATTCGCCTTTCGTGGCCACCCGGCACCCGGGCATGGACGTCGTGATCGTGCGCGAAAACGAAGAGGACCTCTATGCGGGAATCGAGCACCGGCAGACCGACGACGTCTATCAATGTCTAAAGCTGGTCACTCGTCCGGGCAGCGAGCGGATCATTCGGTACGCGTTCGAGTACGCCAAGGCCAACAACCGCAAGAAGGTGAGCTGCTTCACGAAGGACAACATCATGAAGCTGTCCGACGGGCTTTTCCACAAGATCTTCAACGAGATCGGCGAAGAATATCCCGAGATCGAGAAAGACCACTGGATCATTGATATCGGAGCGGCGCGCCTGGCCGACACCCCCACGATCTTCGACGTGATCGTGACGCTCAACCTCTATGGGGACATCATCAGCGACATCGCCGCCCAGATCACGGGCTCGGTCGGACTCGGCGGTAGCTCGAACATTGGTGATTCCTGCGCGATGTTCGAGGCCATCCATGGCTCGGCGCCGCCATTGGCGGGTAAGAACGCGGCGAACCCGAGCGGACTGTTGCTTGCCGCCGTGATGATGCTGGTCCACATCGGACAGAAGGAAGAAGCCGAGCTTGTCCACAACGCCTGGCTAAAGACGATCGAGGACGGCGTCCACACGGCGGACATCTTCAACCAGGGCGTCAGCAACCAGCTCGTCGGCACCAAGGAGTTCGCAGACGCGGTCGTGGAGCGCATTGGGAAGAAGCCTTCGCGCTTGATCCCGGCCAGTTACGACAAATCGTCGCGATCCGCCCTCTCGATCCCGCCCCCTAGAGAGATCCCCCCTGCGAAGAAGGAGTACGTCGGGTTCGACCTCTTCGTCCACGACCGGTCGCGCAAGGCTGAGAGTTTTGTGGACTTGGTCCAGCAAGCGGCGGGGGAGGCGTTCGAGCTCGTGCTTGTCACTAACCGCGGCGTCAAGGTATGGCCCGGCGGTAACCCGGAGACGTACTGTGCGGACCATTTTCGGTGCCGCTTGATGGGGAAGAACCCGCCCGTCACCCACGCGGAAATCGCCCAGGTCTTGGTCCGAGCGGCGGAGCTGGGCATCGACTTCATCAAGACCGAGGGTCTCTGCACGTTCGACGGAGAACCGGGGTTCAGTCTTGGACAGGGCCAATAG
- the egtD gene encoding L-histidine N(alpha)-methyltransferase — MPRTTRPDGVCADVRERLSFFEVAPNRPGVTLVGAVRDGLLAPRKKLPSHLLYDEEGSRLFDLITELPEYYLTRCERAILEKYAPEIVAGLGQEIDLVEFGCGSGAKTRAMLRATTETQGTTRYIPIDISGEHMRASALAWLAEFPKLEVHALAAEYRDGLDAVPDGDRARLFLFMGSNIGNLELEEATSFLNDVRRRMKDADGLLIGFDLVKDPRALIAAYNDARGVTARFTKNLLVRINAELGADFDLAHFEHDAQWEAEKERMTMHIVCTRRQCVRIEALDLFVPFEEGEKIWTEISQKYTLDSMRSLLSSAGFELGHVWHDPDQYFAVGLARPVGKDTLR; from the coding sequence ATGCCGAGGACGACACGGCCCGATGGCGTCTGCGCGGACGTCCGTGAGCGGTTGTCCTTTTTCGAGGTTGCCCCAAACCGCCCCGGGGTCACCTTGGTGGGTGCCGTCCGAGACGGGCTCCTGGCCCCGCGAAAGAAGTTGCCGAGCCACCTCTTGTACGACGAGGAGGGGTCGCGGCTTTTCGACCTCATTACTGAACTTCCGGAATACTATCTGACGCGGTGCGAACGGGCGATCCTTGAGAAGTACGCGCCAGAGATCGTGGCCGGCTTGGGTCAGGAGATCGACCTCGTCGAATTCGGTTGCGGGAGCGGCGCCAAGACCCGCGCCATGCTCCGCGCCACGACCGAGACCCAGGGAACGACGCGGTACATCCCGATCGATATCTCGGGCGAGCACATGCGGGCTTCGGCCTTGGCGTGGCTCGCCGAGTTCCCCAAGCTTGAGGTCCATGCCCTGGCGGCCGAATACCGCGACGGGCTCGACGCTGTGCCGGACGGCGACCGCGCCCGGCTCTTCCTCTTTATGGGGAGCAACATCGGGAACCTGGAACTGGAGGAGGCCACGTCGTTCCTGAACGACGTCCGAAGGCGCATGAAGGACGCCGACGGCCTGCTCATCGGCTTCGACCTTGTGAAAGACCCCCGGGCCCTGATCGCGGCGTACAACGACGCGCGAGGCGTCACCGCGCGGTTCACGAAGAACCTCCTCGTCCGCATCAATGCCGAGCTCGGCGCGGACTTCGACCTTGCGCATTTCGAGCACGACGCGCAGTGGGAAGCCGAGAAGGAGCGCATGACGATGCACATCGTGTGCACCCGCCGCCAGTGCGTCAGGATCGAAGCGCTCGACCTCTTCGTGCCCTTTGAAGAAGGCGAGAAGATTTGGACGGAGATCAGCCAGAAGTACACTTTGGACTCGATGCGAAGCCTTCTTTCCTCAGCGGGGTTCGAATTGGGCCACGTCTGGCACGACCCGGACCAGTACTTTGCGGTCGGGCTGGCCCGCCCGGTGGGGAAGGACACTCTACGGTGA